The following nucleotide sequence is from Gracilimonas sp..
CGGATGGCCCCATCTAAATCCGGATGCACCCTTACCAACGCCACCTGATTGGGATTGCCTACCCGCAGAACAGGCGTCGGAAACATCGGAGATATTTCATCAGAGTACTGTGTTATCGTTCGCTGCAAATCACCCGCCAGAATCACATTTCCATATTTTTCCATCTTTTGAGCAAAAAGAGAATCGTTTTTTACCTCGTAGATGTCCGGATTGTTGAAGACAACATCAAAAGCAATAACTTTGGCTCCGGCTTTATTTAGGTTTTCAACCAGTTTTGCATGCAGGTTAGTGGGCCAGGGAAATTTCTGCGGGATTTCCTGATCGGCCTCCTGACTAATGGCGACCAGCACAATGGGAGAGTCGGATACATCCAGGGGGCCACGCCATTCAAAAAGCTGATCAAAATACTTAAGCTCAACTACTTGAATGGGCCTGAGCAACATTAATATGAAGGAGACTACAAACGTAGTAATGGCAATAAGAGTGACGGAAGTAAGTCTTTTCTTTTTTTCGGCCATTTAGTTAAAAGCTGAATACATATCTGAGCTGCACTATACTATCATTTGCCCGGTTCTGTCCGCTAACATTGGTAAAATTAGCGTCAAAAACCATTGCATGATATTCGTTGAAATTATAGCGTGCTCCAGCCTGTAATACAAATGTAGAAAAAGTGTTTTTGGTTACCTCATCACTTAGAACAAAATAGTTATCGCGCGGATTATCATTTAACACCTCTGAATTCGGATTGTCACGAATTTCAATCATCCGTGATGATATTTTATTACTGGTAATAGCAATCCGGCCATTTAGTGTTAAACTGTTTTCCATCAGCCGGTAGTTACCCCCGGCATAAATCCCGAATATATTAATATCATTCTGCCCACTTCCGGATTCAGTGTTATTAACGGTGAGGCCAAACTGTGTTTCCAGGGGCAGATCTGTAAATCGGGAATTAAGGCTTAGAGAAAATGATGTACTGGCTACATCGCCAAAGGCAAAAACCTCATCTGTAGTTTTAAGGTTAGATACGCTTAGCGATACATCATTTCGGGCATTCATCCAGCTAAACTGTTGCGTCACAGATGTGTTAATATTCACCGTGTAATTAGAGCGCGGGGTGGGAGTAACCAAGGTTACTAATGTATCCTGTCCATTTATAGTCCTCGTTTCCTGCCGGATATTTTGTACTGCGGCATTCACCAAATCATCAGGTAGTAGAAAGTTCTGCCTTTCGATCCCGTTATCCCTGGTTCTATACCGTAAGCCTGCACTCACTCTTGGCAGTTTACGGTCTACAGGATACCAGCTTACATTTGTTCGATAGGTAATGGTGTTGGTAGTAGCATCACGGGTACCACTTACATTGTCATTCAGGTTTTCATACCCCAGAGTGAGATAGACCCTGTTCGACAAAAAGTTCATGCGGTCGGTAAGGGTAAAACCGGCTACGTCTTTCCGGATGGTAGAATTTGCCAGAGAGTTAAATCCAGGACCAATCCAGCGATATTGCGCCCTGAAGTTATTATTCGGATAACGGAATGAGAGCTCACTATTGCCGGCAAGAATGCTGGTGGGGAAGAAGGCATCCCCGGAAATATCTCCGCTGTCATCTTCGGCAATCCTGAAAGGAAGCGTATTCATATTTTCGTTTATGATGATCAGCCATGACAACTGCTCGAGTAAATCTGCAGTGCCCTTATCAACATCAAAACCTAATTCTTCAGCCCGCTCCACTGTCAGCGGACCATCATAAATATTATTATTCAGCGCACTGATTACAGCTTCGGACTCAAAGCGAATACGGTTATTATTGAATCCCATCTTCAAATCCGTTCCCGCTACCACATTATCACGAGGCTTGATATTCCCGCCTCTTACATCCAGCCGTTCCGGATTCGCCATCAGGCTATCCCGGGCAACCTGATCCAGATTGTTATTCAAGACTACATTTGAGTTTACAAGATCCATGTAATCCCTGACATTAAAAATAGACGTCGTATCGTCCTGAACTTTTAACGCATGAAAGCCTATCTGAAATTTCTCTTCATTTCCGAAGCCCAGTTTACCGCCAATAACCCTTCGCTGGAAAGTACCTCTTCCGCCGTCCTGATACGTTAACAGGAAATTGCGATCAACAACCGAATCGGCTCCAATCGTTACTTCTTCAACAATAAGGCTATCGTATTGGTTGGTGATTTGTCGCTCAAGCTCACCATACATAAACTGAAGATTGATATTGTCATTCAATAAATGCAGTGAGGTATTCAATCCATGCACCCGCCGTCCGGAAATCGTAAATTGACTCATCACCGGATACACATGACCGGCTTCAAAATTCCACCAATCTCCGTAGGATAAATCAACACCGTATCGATTCTGAGGCTGTAACCGTACCGATTCCTGGGAAGTCAGATATCCGTTTGCCGAATAGCGAAACTTACCATATGCCCCCGAAATGCTGGCTCGGCCGGTATAGGCATTATTAATATCACCTGCTATCTCCTGATTTCGTGCGGTTAACTCGACCTGGCCTTGTGGTGCCCTGCCGGGACCAAAACCCTGAAATGACGCCTGCCCCGGAGTAACTACAGCGAACCGCCAGTCCGTAACGGAGTATGTTTGATCTTCTGTTTTATACTCCAATGAAATGGTGTGCGAGCCCGGCCCTAAATCTTTCGGGATATAGGATATATAATACGCGGAGGTATCAGCTTCGGAAGTCACATTTTTATCATCAATAAATAACTGAAACTCTCCCGGCTGCAAGGCAGATTTTTCATAAAAAAGTGCAATAGCTATAACTACATCATCAACGGTAACGCCATTGCCGGGGCGGGGTGAAAGGATCGTATAATCTATTCCTTCCAGTTTGGGCTTTTTTTCTTCCGTGCTTTCTACAATCTCCACTTCCACTGGGTTTTCCGATGGCAGATTGTTTGGATAGAATAGCATTTCACCTGAGTTGAGTGTCAGCTCAAAGTAATATTCTAATGAACTTGCATTGGGGTTGGTAGCAGTAAATGATGTTTGGAACAAGCCATTCCTGTAATTCACTTCCTGCTGCTGATAACTGAAGTCTCCATCATACCTATAGAAAAGCCGTGCTTGTTGAAAATCAGCTTCAGAAATACCCGGCACTCTGAATTCAAGTACATTTTGTTGATTTCTTTCTACCGCAACAGGAGCCTGATGCTGCACATTGAACTGGCCATAAGCCACCCCTGTGGCTGTTATAAACAGCAATAGTAGTATTCCTTTTTTTGCAACCCCCATCACGCTGTATCTATATTATTAACCTTAAACTATCCTGAACCCGCTTAATAAATTATTTAATTTTCACCTTCCTCAAAAACGTCAATCGTTATTTCCCGTAGTTGCCCATTTTGATCCCGGAATCTAAGTTTGATTTCTTTTTGAATGAGGTCGTTTTCCATTTCGCTATACCCTTCGCCAAGTGAATTTAATTCTTCATTTGTAAGAGTTCCGGAATCCACATTATTTCCCTGTTCATCAACCTGAGCATACATTTGCTCGAACAAAGATACGGTTTGGCCAGAATTGAGGGCGGTTACGTCAACCTGCCCTTCTTCAACCCAAACAAATCCATCAAAGCGACTCCCAAAATCGGTTCCCTGAACCGAGGCCAGCGAACGGTTGGTAGCTACTTCAAAGTCATTGCCTCCCTGTGGTTCCACATTCAAAAATATCTCCCCATTCTTCAAATTTATCCGGGTATTCATTGCTTTTGACGCTGTGGCA
It contains:
- a CDS encoding FecR family protein — protein: MRNIKKKLYTFIVLLVFAGISSADIAMAQSERPLAIVKRFKPDVTLQNLDIDKYIKLDLEENKGERLFDGDSLSTDEEGFALVVFMDASVAKVKPSSLLILNGSVATASKAMNTRINLKNGEIFLNVEPQGGNDFEVATNRSLASVQGTDFGSRFDGFVWVEEGQVDVTALNSGQTVSLFEQMYAQVDEQGNNVDSGTLTNEELNSLGEGYSEMENDLIQKEIKLRFRDQNGQLREITIDVFEEGEN